A window of Candidatus Bathyarchaeota archaeon genomic DNA:
ACTTAATCGAGGAAATGCAACCCGACACCTTCTACATCATGGGACCAGGCACGACCACCCGCACCGTCGCCGACTTGTTGGACCAGAAAAAAACCCTCCTCGGTGTAGACCTCCTCTTCAACAAAAAAATAGTCTCCAAAGACGTAAACGAAAAACAACTCCTCGAATTAACAAATGGCAAACCTACAAAAATCGTCGTAACCCCGATTGGCGGGCAGGGCTTCATTTTCGGCAGAGGAAACCAACAAATCAGCAGCCGCGTGATTCGCCAAGTCGGCTTAGACAACATCGTTGTGATTGCGACGAAGAGCAAGTTGGATAGGCTTAAGAGTTTGAGGGTGGACACGGGCGATGTGGCTCTTGATGAAGAGTTTAAGATGCGTGGGGTCAGGGTAGTGGCGGATTACAAGACCACGCTGGAAATGACCGTTGAATGAAGCGTCTTTCATCGTTATGTCGATGCGTGTGGATACCACTTTAGCCAACTGTTCCCGCGGGGATTGTGGAAAAATGAAATATAGCAGCAAACTCTAAACACTACCCTGTCGAGGCTAAACCAAGTTTGATACCAATTAACAAGCCAAGCATGGACGAAGAAGAAGTCCAAGCAGTCCTAGAAGTTATGCGTAAAGGACCCGTAACCAACGCCTTAGGCGCAGGGCCAAAAGTCCTTGAATTCGAAAAAATGTTCGCTGAATTCGCAGGCGTCAAACATGCAGTCGCCGTAAACACTGGCACAGCCGCTCTACACGCCGCTGTTATGGCGGTCGGCGTTGGGCGCGACGACGAGGTTATTGTGCCCAGTTTTACTTTCGTGGCGACGGCTGAGGCGGTTGTTTTGGCAGGCGCTAAACCCGTTTTCACCGACATCGACCCCGAAACCTACACGCTTTCCCCAGAAGCCGTAAAGAAGGCCATTACCAAAAAAACCAAGGCGATTTTGCCTGTTGATCTCTATGGTTTCTCAGCCGACATGAAGCCACTTAGAGAAATAGCAGCAAAACATGGGTTGGGTTTGGTTGAGGATGCGGCTCAAGCACATGGAGCAACCTATGCGGGGAAACCTGCGGGTTCATTTTCTGACGCCGCCTGCTGGAGTCTCTATGCAAGCAAGAACATGATGACAGGCGAAGGCGGAGTCGTTACCACCAACGATGACAAAATCGACGAAAAACTCCGCATGATCCGCACTCATGGCGAGAAAGCAAAATACGCCTCTGAGATGTTGGGAAGCAACTACCGTATGCCTGAATTGGAAGCAGCCATTGGAATCGTCCAAATGAAGAAGTTACCCGGTTTTGTAGCTAAACGTCGCCGTAACGCTCAGCAGCTTACAAAAATCCTCTCAAAATCCAACAAGCTGGTTTTGCCTTACGAAACCAAGACTTGCCAGCATAGCTGGTACCTCTACACCGCGCGACTAAAGGATGCAACTGAAACGGAACGCAATAAGCTTCTTGAAAACCTCAAAGCTAAAGGCATAGGCGCCGAAGCTTACTATGTGAACCCGATAAATACGATGCCGTTCTACCGTGAAAACTATGGTGTTAAGGCGTTGCCTGAAACAGAAAAAGCAGCTAAGCAGGTGTTTTCGCTGCCTGTGCACCCTGCGGTTACTGAGGAAGAAATCAAGTTCATAGGCGAAACCGTTCTCAGCCTATTGTAGAACAGCCTAATCTGTTGGTGTATGGAAGTGTAAGAGTTAAATTACTCTTCCACACTATACTTTTTGATCTATCTAAAGTTATAGGTTTTCTCTAAATAGGGGTATGAAATGATTTGAGTACCGATGAAGGCGTCTCCAGAGTTAAAGTTAAGTTCCTCATAGAAGGTTTAGGTGAAGCTGAAGGAGAACTCGTCCGCTTCCTCGCACCCAGAACCATAGACACCATCATGCGAAAACTGCCAATGGAAGGCAGAGCAGCGATATGGAAAGAGGAAGTCTACTTTGAAATTCCCCTCAAGATGGGTGAAGAAAAAGCTAAACCCACTGTTGAACAGGGCACCATAGCGTTTTGGCCCATGGGCAGCGCCTTATGCGTCTTTTACGGGAAATCTCAACCCTACAGTCCTGTGAGCATACTGGGAAAAATCACAAGTAACCTTGACCTGTTTAAGCAGGTGAAAAGTGGCGCGACAATAAAAATCGCGCCTGCCTAGACACAGCTTAGAGTGAACTATCCGCCCACAGGGACAGGAGCCGTTCACATTCTTCTTTAACTTCTTTGTCTTGGCTTTTCTCTTTTAATGCTTGCAAGAACTCGACACGCTTAGCGATTGAACGTGCTTCTGCGGCGCCGCCGTAGTAGAGTTTGCCATGCATGTATTCATCCATGCTGAAGGCTTTTTGGATAAACAGGCTTGCGGCGTCTACTGGGTTGTCGACGGCGAATTTGTTTGCCCAAATGGCGACTTCGGTTTCGCGAAGCTGAGTCATGCCGTCGATTTCGACGATTTTTTGGATGTATGTTTGGAGGTAATCGTAGTAGCCTGCGGTTTTTATGTGTTCGAGGGCTTCTTTGACTTTCTTGGTGAACTCGGATTGGCCTTCTACAACTAGATTGTGTTTGTATCCTTGGTCCACTAAGGTTCTTGCTGCTTTTAGTTCTTTTGCGGTGTAAACTTTTTCTGGGAAACTCAATTGAAATAAACTCCTCAGAGTATAGAGAGGGATTGTTTGAATAATTGTGGGGACGCAGATTTTAAGCTGCTGGTTTGTAGACCTTTAGGCTGTGGCTTCCGGAGACGAGTTGGATTGCTCCGTTTGCTTCCAGCTGTTCTAGAAAGTCTTTTGCTGCACTGATGCGTATACCGTAACGTGTTGAAATTGCGTATGGGGTTAGGACACCCATTTTTTTGACTTCAGCTACGATTTTTTGGTCTTTTGCGTCTGGAGGCAAAACGCCTATGGTTGTTTTCTTCTGTGGCGGGCCTTTCTTTTCTTCTTTCTTCTTCGCTTTATCGTCTGCGGCTTTGTCTTCTTGCTGCTTTTCCATCTGCTTTATGCCAAGCTTCTTTTTTCCACCCATGATTTTCACCTTGATTATGTTTTAATTTCCAGCATCTAGACTGTCTGGCTTATTTCAACCTTATGTTTGTTTTGCCACTCTTTGATTGGGATGCCAAGTTTCTTTTCTACTTCAGCGCGGTGAATTGAGTTCATGGTGCAGAAAGGTATGATTCTACCGTCAGGAACAGCATAGTGGATGACACATCGGGAGACTCTTTCGAGGTCAAAGTTGTAGGGATCCATGAAGTGCATCGAGGAAATTAGCACTGCAGAGCGGGCGAAGTCGCCCAGCGACTTGTAGTCACCGTTTAAGAGCACTTTTAAGACGTACTTGCGAAGGAAGCTGAATTTGATGTGGCGGCTTGCACCGACAAGGCGAAGTTTAGCTTTGCTTTTACTGCCTTTGGAAGCATCGTCGTAGACGCCTTGAAGGGTTGCGACGAATTTTTCTATGTTGCCGTATCGGGTGATGGGTGTGATTTTGCCGTTTTCGATGAACACGAAAGTTGCCATGCCGCAGTGGGGGTGCGCGGTGAATTCGACGTAGCGTTTGTCTTTGATGGCGCCGACAGCTTTGGAAACAGGCACAACCACGGGGACGGGGTAGAAGTCGCTTACTTTTATGACACCGTTGGTCTGCTCCTCGACCTTCTTCATGAAGTCGGAGATGGTGATGCGTATCTTTTCGCGTTCGTTAGGCGGTAAACGTCCGCAGAGCGAGACGGGTTGGACGTTTATGCATCTGACGACGTCGCTGTTTTTGGCGGCGAAATTGATGATGTCGCCCAGTTGACTGTCGTTAACGCCTTTAACTAATGTGACGACCAAAACGACGCTGTTCCAGCCTGCTGCTCGAAGGTTCTCAATCGCCTTCATCTTTATGTCCAGCAAGTCGATGCCGCGGATGTACTTGTATACGTCAGGGGTTAAGCCGTCGAATTGGAGATAGATTGTGCTGACGCCTGCCGCTTTGAGTTCTTTGGCGAATTCTACGTCTTGGCTTAGTCGTAAACCGTTCGTGTTAACTTCCACATGGTTGAAGCCGAGTTCTTTGGCTTTTCTGACCATGTCGGGGAGTTCTTTGCGGATGGTGGGTTCTCCGCCGCTGAACTGAAGCGCCTGCGCAGGCACTGGTTTGGTGGCGCGCAGATTCTCAAGCATACCCACAACCTGCTCCATAGTGGGCTCATAAACGTAGCCCGCATAGTTTGCGTTAGCAAAGCAGACGGGGCATTTGAGGTTACATCGGTTGGTGATGTCGATGATTGCTAGTGCGGTGTGGCTGTGGTGTTCGGGGCAGAGTCCACAGTCGCTTGGGCACCCCAGCTTCTTCTGTGTACGGGGGTTTTCTACGCCGTCGCCTTCGCATCGGAATTTTTCGGCGCGCATGTATTGGTCGTAGTCTGACCAGTAAAGCTCACTGTATAGCCCGTGTTGGGGGCAGGTTTTTTTGATGAAAACTTTGCCTTCGTCCTCGTAGATGGTTGCGTCGAGGGCTTTGAGGCATTCGGGGCAGATGCTTTTTGTCTGTTTGATATCTTTCATTTGATGGTTCCTTCTGAGGGGTAAGCGTTACTTTCGAAGGGCTTAAGAGGCGAAGTCACGATAATAATGTTTCCAACTGTTTCCAACGGTGATTGAGGGGAAAACTATGTCAGTTGATGATGAAACCCGCGCTGCACTACGCGAAATGGGCTTAAACACCTACGAAATCGACTCCTACATAGTTCTCGTGAGCGGCGGGCAAATGACCGCCATGGAAGTCAGCGAACAAGCCAACGTACCCTACAGCAAAATGTACGAAGTCCTAAACAGCCTAAAAGAAAAAGGATGGATAAAAAGCACCGAAAGCCGCCCCTTCAAGTACTACCCCGTTCCACCCATCGAAGCCACACGATTCACAAAACTGCGACTCGAAAACAAATACGCCGCATTAGAAAACACAGTTGCCGAAACCCTGCAGCCCCTCTATGAGCAAAGAGAACTGGTTGAACGCCCAGAAATGATGATTCTGCGGGGACAACAAGCGGTTCTCACAAAACTGGAAGATATTCTAAAAAAAGCCTCCGTTGAGATTGTAGTGGCAGCGCCAGAATTCGCTAAACCTGTAATCGCCTTAGCTGAACCGCTACTTGGAAGCGGACTGAAAAAGAGTGTAAGCATCAAGTTTATGGCTGCAGGCAAAAAAAGCGACTGGGAGTTTGTCAAAAGATTCGGCGGCTTAGGCGAAATCCGCCTCCGTGACCACATGTTCGGCGGCGGCATAATCGCAGACGGCAAAGAAGCCATGCTATTTCTGGGAGAAGAGAAGCCTTCGCTGGTTATCTGGAGCAACCATGTTGGACTGGTGGGGTTTGCTAGGGAATATTTCCAGTTCCTCTGGGACTCATCCGCCACCATATAGCGCCTTGTATGTTGGAAACCACGCCTACTCTCACGCGGTACCTCCCCTCCCTTATTTAAAGGCACAAAGAAAAAATAAAGGAAAAACAAAGAAAACTGGTTAGTCTTCTCGCCACTTAAACATCTTCACTGCTAACACAAAAATAATCACAGTGATAACAGTGAGAACCGCTATGTCGATAAGTGCACCTAGAATATTGTTGTAAACCATGACGTTGTTGAGACCTTCAGTGACGTAGAACAACGGTAAAACATGCGCGAACGTCTGCAGATACTCTGGCATCTGACTTATAGGGAAAAATGTACCGGCCAAAAACATCATAGGGAAGGTAATTATATTTCCGATCACGCCTGCGGTTTCAGGGTTCTTGGCAACGGTACCCACAAGCATACCAAGCGACGCAAACAGCATTGGACCTAGAATCAGGAAGGGTATAAGCAATGGTGATAGAGTGATATGTGCATCGAACGCAAGGGTGCCTACAGTATACATTAACAGAAAACCTGCAATTGTTAACACGATGTACCAGAGCATTTTTGATGTAAGCCACTCCATCTTCGTGAGCGGGGTTAGGCTGAGTTGTTTGAAGAGTTTGTTTTTCTTGTAATCACTGGAAATGTTGACAAGTGAGAACATGGGGCTTGTGAGCACTGAGAAGCCGATTAGACCGGGAATGAGATAGTCGATGTATTTGTTCTGTTGCGTATTCACACTTTTACTTTCCAAACCGATAATTGCTGTTCCATTGTAGCGCTGTAAGTTGAAATACCCTGCAAAGCCGTTAACCGTTCCACTAACTATTGCGCTTGTACTCGAAGCAGGGTTACCGTAGACAGTTATGTTCACAGGTTGAGCTGTTATGTAGTTTTGGCTAAAATCTGCAGGTATGACAATGCCATCCGACTGGGATTTGTCTGCAAGATATTCTGCGAAATCTCCGCTAACATCTACTGTTACCACTTGCAACGTACTTGATTCATTAAGCGCGCTAAGAAATGTATTGCCCAAGTTTTGTCCCCCAAAACCAGCGTCCAAGTTTTGGGCGTAAACGATAGTGGTTCCTGAGCTGCCACCTGAAAAGATAGCCCCGAAAATGAGGATTAACACAACTGGGAAAATTAAACCAAAGAACAAACCGAACTTGTTACGCAAAAAGCCTCGACTAAACACTTTAAAGTCTGCAAAGATTCTTCGACCACTAACCATAATTTAGCGCCTCCGCCTTTTGCCGTTCTCGACAGCGACTTCGCCTTGCTCACCCATTGGTTCGCTGACCAACTTGATGAAGACATCGTCTAAGCTGTCTTGACGTGTTTGTATTTGACCCCACTCCATGCCTGACTGCTCTGCAGCTGCTAACGCGGCTAAAGCATCAATCTTTTTCTTAAGGGGGATAGTTATGATGCCGCGGGGATGGTCATAGTAGACGTCCAATTCGGTATTTTCTTTAATGTAATCTGCAAGACTCTGGGTCCCTTGAATCTCAAGGCGCTCACCTGAACCATGTTTCTGGATAATCTCTTCCGTGGTTCCCATGGCAACTATACGGCCGTGATCCATGATGGCAACATGGTCGCTGAGTTGTTGAGCTTCGTCAAGGTAGTGAGTAGTCAGAATTATGGTTTTTCCTTTGGCCTTAAGACTCCGAATAACCTCCCAGATAGCACGGCGTGCGTTAGGGTCTAAGCCTGTAGTGGGTTCATCTAGGAATAATAAGTCAGGGTTGTTGACTAAAGAAAGAGCAAGACCGGTTTTGCGTTTCTGACCGCCTGAAAGATCTTCAAAATAAGTTTTCGTTTTCTCATCAAGAAGAACGTCTTTTAGAATTTGATCAGGGTCGCATTTAACGTTAAAGAGATCGGCATAGTAAAGAATAGCTTCTCTAGGGGTGGTTTTCTCCATAAAAGTGAATTCTTGGGGGATGACACCGATTTTTTTATGGAGTTCATAGCCCTTTTTCCATGGATCCAGACCGAGGACTTTTACGTCTCCGCCGTCGCGTTCACGCAGGCCCTCCATGATTTCGATGGTGGTGGTTTTGCCTGCGCCGTTGGGGCCTAAGAGCCCGAAGACTTCGCCTTCTTTGACGGTGAAGGATATGCCGTCAACCGCTTTCAGCGAGCCATAGTTCTTTTTGAGCTGGGTTACTTCGATAGGTAACATGGGGTTCCATCTTTTGTTAATTTTATTTTTTTGAGTTGTGAGTCTGTTTAGTGGGGGGACACATATAACTTTCGGATAAAGAAAACCAATCTTTGCTATTAGCTATATAACTAGCTCAGGGGTTAACTGTTTCCTTGAGAATTTTTCGGTTCGAAGAACCATTAATCCGGTCCGTGATAAATTTGACCAAGTCCCCAGGCGAAAGGTAACGCGGACCCCGCTCATGAAACACCTGCACCTCAAAAGTGCCCTTCCCAAAAACCATCCGCAACATGTAATAATCGAATTTTAGCGCCTGCCTCTTTCCATCGGCGCCTTTGCCCTTGTAGTACCGTATAGAACAGAAAAAATCCAGCGAAGCCACCTGCGACTTAGAAACAAACTCCAAAGCCTTAGCAACCTCAGCCGAGTTGAAGAAAGTAAAGTTGTCCAACTCCGCTATACCAAACTCAAAAATCACCGTTCCCTCAGGAATCGTGGGGATAGCAACCGCCTCGAAACTGGTCTCTTTACGGTTAACTTCACCTAAAAGCTGAATTAACCGCTGCTGAAGCTGCCTACTTGAGACGGTTGAGGTAAAAGTTTCCACGTAGTGGATGCTTGCGGGGAAATTGCTGTAGAATCCAAGAGTCAACTTGGCGCTAAGCCTTCATCTTTTTAATTTTCTCGACACTGTTAAGCAACTCGCTAAGCGCCACGGTCAGCTTCTGAAGTTCATCTATGTCCTCGGTTTTCTCGATTTTAGCTTGGATGTCAGCGATTTTTGCCATAAGCGTTTCTTCGAGTTTGTCGTAGGCTGCGTTGTTGCTGGGTGCAGTTTGTTTAGGCGGTTCCTCGCCTTCTCGGACTACGATCACTTTTTTCTCGTCTTTTGCGCACCAGAGTGTACCGTCTTTGAGGCGGAACAGTGGAGATGCACAGGCGGGGCAAGAGAGGTCGGTTAAGGTGGCGCCTTGCCGCAGTAATTCAGCCATACGCTTGATTGGGTTGCTTTCTTTTTCTTGTTGCAATTTAAATCCCAAAGGTAAATACGTATAAATACATATATAGCTTGATTTACTGCCAAGATGGAATAAAAAGGGGAACCGTTCAATGGTGCGAAAGAAGAAAACTGAAGAATATGAAGCCAAGATTAAGCAGGCACTGGTCGTGCTTGGCGAGGTTTCTGAAGATAGTACAACACCGAGGAACATTCGCCGAAGCGCAAAAGACGCCATGAACGCGCTACAGGGCACTGAGTATACCCCTGCCGTGAAAGCTTCAAACGCTGTGGCGTTGCTGGATGAGATTTTGCAGGATCCCAACATGCCGCCTTACACGCGAGTGAAACTCTGGAACGTCATGAGCTTAATAGAAGCCATAAAAGACTAGTTCAGAGTTTAGGCTTTTTCTTTCTTTAAACATTGAAGGGCCAAAGTTTTTTGTGTTTTTGATAATACGCTCAGCGGATAAAGGCGCACACCGCGAAGGTAACGCTGAATACCAAGGTTATCTTAACGAAATCCTTAGACAACAAACCTCCAAGCGACAGTTGCTCTGATGTGTTTTCTCTGTTTTTACTCAACATACGCCGCTTTATGAACAATTTAGTCAGCATGTAGCTGACGACGACTGCTAAAACCACGTAGTAAACAGGATACACTGAGTACATTAACCCAATGTAGGTCATAATTGGAATTAACATGCAGCCCAAGATAACAGTGAAAAATAACCCGTTTCTAAAACCTAAAATTACAGGTAAGGTTCGGGCGCCGCTGTTTTTGTCTGATTGATAATCCGCCAAGTCGCCCCAGATGCTATTCACAGTTGTAACTACCCCAAAAAGCAACGTCAAAAGTAATACATTCAACGTGAAAACCCCGAAGTGGGCCCCTGAAATAAAAATGGCCACAGCTCCAAAGACAAAGTTAACAAGCGGTTTAACGATGGTTGTTCTCAACCGTATCGGTGGCGCCGAATAAATAAAACCAATAATCAATCCTACCGAAATCACAGCGAAAACAAGCCAGTTTAATGTGAGTGCACTCAAAAACAAGGTCAACCCTAAGAACAAGTAAGTTATGTAGTAAGCTTTTTTGCCTAATTTTTCGGTGAATTGGGCTCTTTTAGGATCAGAAGTAGCATCAAGTTCCTTGTCGTGTATGTTGTTGATTGCGTCCGAAAAGGTCCAGAAGCAAAACACGATAGCGGCAAGGTGCAAAGCTGGAAGTAAAGCAGTTGAGTTACCAACAAGGAAAGCTCCGCCTAAAGTGACCACGAACAGCATTAACCCTCGTTGTATGGCGATGAATTCCGAGTAGCCTTGTAAACTTGCAAGCATAAGCTAAGAGCCTCAACTGCTAAAAGTTTTCCAAATAACTCTCAGCCAGTTTTAAGAACCTACTGCTTTTCTTCTCTTAAATACAAAACAAACATTCTAACAAAAAAAAACAAAAAAGGGAGGGGGAGATTTTTTGTTGCGACACCGTTTTAGGGACGTTTCTTTAGCATCAGCAATGCAAGTATAGCGCCGACAATGAAGATTGAAACTATTATAGCTGCGACTGCTGCTGGGAAGTATTGATCAACAAGCGATACAGGTATCGGTGTCGGTGATGGGGTTGGTTGCTCTGGTTCAACTACGTTAAAGGTGGTTACTGAACTTGATGGCCAATACCCGTTGGTTCCTTCGAAAGATGCCGTAATTTTGTAGTCGCCTGGAATATCGGGTGTCCAAGTTACGCTGTATGAACCTCTACTGTCAGTGGTTGCCGAAACCATTCGATAGTTATTGTTTGAGTCCAAGATAGCTATCTTAACGTTGACTCCAGTGAAATTCTCGGGTTTGGGTTTTTGTTGGTAGACGTAGCCCATCCAGTCTTTCATGCTGCTGTCGCCACAAACGGGCACACCGTCAGGGAAGCGAGAGGCTTGCTCGTGCTGTTTGGTTCCAGCTGATATATCAGTTACTGTGCCTTCAATAACGACGTTTCCACCTAGTGTTAAGCTCTTTGGTCCGACTTGCACAGTGGTTTTGCTTGGTCCTCTGCCGACGCTATAGATTTGTTGGTCATAGCTGTTGAAGAAAGTTGAATATCCATCTGCGATTGCGTAGCTTGAGGCAGCGAATTCTCCTGTAGCAGCTGAAAGCGTCCAGATTTCGGTGCCGTCGGTTGCGTTAATTGCTCTGGCCAATGCTCCTTTATAGATTGGTGTTTGGAAAGTATGTTCAGAGGTGACGGTGTAGATTATGCCATTACCTATTGCGTTGATGAATGTTGGGTATGGTCCAGGGACTTCAAAGCCGCTGTAGGTGGTGTTTCCTGGTACTCCGCCGTTACCGTAAGTCCACAGAACTTTGCCTGTTGACATATCATAACAGTAGAGTATACCTGAGTATGCACAGCTATAGACGCGCCCGTAGGCAACTACGTTTGATAGTGTGCCTGGTCCATTGCTGCCGTAATAGTCGAGCGCTGCTTGCGGTTCACTTAATCTGATGAATTCACCTGTACGTAGGTTAAAGAATGCAAACTGCTGGGTTTGTCTGTATGACTCGCAGAAGTATCCAGATGGATCCATGCCTGCGAACGAGATGGTAGTGATGTTCCCTGCTGGCGGGTTTACTGTTTTCCACCATAGGACGTTGCCAAAGGTGCCGCGTGACTTGTTTATGTCGACTGCAAAGTACGTGTATGGTTGACCATTATCACCTAACGCGGGATATGATCCGTTTCTGCAAAGTAAGATGTCGTTGTAAATAGCGCCAAGTATTGTTGGTGTATTAGGCATTGATTTACGCCATGAGATCGATTTATTCTGTGTTGACTCACTTATGTAGTCATAGAATATTCCTCGGCTGGCTTGAACGGCGGTTGTTTGGGTTGTAGTAGTCACGTTTTTGCTCTGAATCTGAGGTACATTATTCACGTAAATTGTTGTGTTTTCCCACTGCCATGTGGTAGTAGTAGTGGTTGTTGTTTGTATGTTCCAAGCTGTGCTGGATCCGCCCCACATCAGACTTGAATTCCATTGAGTTAAGTACCAATCGGGGTTTGATGAGGTGCCATTGTTGAAGAAATTGTACTTTATCATTTCTCCTAAGGGGCCAATAACACTAGCACCTGAGGGTACTCCTGTCACGTTGAATAACGGTTTTCCTGTATCTGCGTCGTATGCGTTTGCGAAGTTGCTAGTGAAGAGTATCGCTGGGTAAACTCCATGGTAGTTGGGTGTATGTACACCAGATATGTAGGCAAATGATAGTGCAGGTATGTCTGATTTTCTCCAAACCTCTTCGCCTGTTTGCAAATCAACGCAAACCGTGTCTCCTCCAGTTCCGCTAAAGGAGAACGGTTCTTTGTAGTAGATTCTACCGTATACGATTATTGGGTTAACGTATCGCTGTTGGTAGGCGGTTCCTTCAAAGTATGTGTCGCCTAGAATCTCAAAGTTGTTTCCTCCAACCACACCACCTGGCTGCAACGATTTAGTCCACATTATGTGGGCTGTTTGTGATCCAACTGCGTCAGGTGCGAATTGGCGTTGGTTTGGTCCATTCATGCCACCATAGCCGGGCATGCCGCTTCCAAGCCAGTTGGAAGAAATTATGTACCAGAATGGGTTTTCACCGTAGATGGGGCGACTCCAGTATTCAGTTGGCAGTGGGTTGACAGGTAATTCGAGAATTTGCTCTTCTTGAACAGTTAAGGTTGTTGTCGCGTTGCTAGGCAGATAGTAGTCGTCGATGTAGGCCGATGTGGGGCTGTGTGGGTAGTCGTTGACACGTTGTCCTGGGAAAATGAACGTCAAATTGTAGACGCCTACTTGGTCAGGTGTAAACGTGGCGATTTGGTTTGAGGTTGTGTCCCAAATCGTGTCCCACTTCTGAGTAGTTACCTTGCCGTCGGGAGCGGTTATTATGAGTTCATAGTTGTGGAATCTGTAGTTATTTGTCATAAGTGTATCTGCGTAGGTTGGAGTGAGGAATAGGTATATGGATGCTTGTTGACCGACGCCTATGGGGTTTGTAGCAGCATAAATGTGGGCGAAGGTGGGAATATTCCAGGGTGGAGTGTGTGCTGATGTTTGAGCTATCAGAAAGGTTGCCATTGAAGAGGCTAATAGTGCAATAAACAGAATAGTCACTAATTGTTTTTTAGGTTTGTTCATGGTTTTTCTCTTCTGATATTTCTTGAATGACAGGCAATTAAGAAAAAATTGCTTGCCAACCATAAAGCATGTGTCTCAGTGTTTAGGCAATATAATTAAAATGGACAATACGTCCATTAAACTTAAAACTACAAACTACACATAATAATAAGGTTAATTTTATTTTTATTTACGCGAAAAAACAGAAACATAAGGGGAAAACCCTAGAAATCAAGCCCAACTTTGCTGAGCAAAGAATTTACTTCACGCAACTGACTCAAACAATTAATCCCCCTCTGAGTTACTAGAATACCACTATCGGTAAATCGAACCATACCCACATCAACCAAATGTTTCAGTATCTTCTGAAATCGAACATAAGAAAGATTGGCCCGCCGAGCAACACGTGTTGGACTGGCTTTTCCAGTTCTGCCGCCCTCTTTACATAATAGGTCTAACACGTCAAGATAGATGTCAGTTCTGCTACGTTTTTTCACAGCCATTAGGTTTCGCCTCCGTTACTCAGCGAAGAATTACCCCTGGTTGGGGTAAGCAAAAAACTATAGTTCTGGGCCATGAGTATTCTTAGCAGTAATTCAACTGTCATGGCAATACCCCTTTGGTTTAGTCAGTTGAACTATTATTTATAATATACACATCGCGCGTTTGATGGATGCTTCTTGTTTAATTTGCATCTAAGGTTTGGCGTTTAGTTAGTTTCTTCTTGGATTTCCCATTTTATTGC
This region includes:
- a CDS encoding radical SAM protein; this encodes MKDIKQTKSICPECLKALDATIYEDEGKVFIKKTCPQHGLYSELYWSDYDQYMRAEKFRCEGDGVENPRTQKKLGCPSDCGLCPEHHSHTALAIIDITNRCNLKCPVCFANANYAGYVYEPTMEQVVGMLENLRATKPVPAQALQFSGGEPTIRKELPDMVRKAKELGFNHVEVNTNGLRLSQDVEFAKELKAAGVSTIYLQFDGLTPDVYKYIRGIDLLDIKMKAIENLRAAGWNSVVLVVTLVKGVNDSQLGDIINFAAKNSDVVRCINVQPVSLCGRLPPNEREKIRITISDFMKKVEEQTNGVIKVSDFYPVPVVVPVSKAVGAIKDKRYVEFTAHPHCGMATFVFIENGKITPITRYGNIEKFVATLQGVYDDASKGSKSKAKLRLVGASRHIKFSFLRKYVLKVLLNGDYKSLGDFARSAVLISSMHFMDPYNFDLERVSRCVIHYAVPDGRIIPFCTMNSIHRAEVEKKLGIPIKEWQNKHKVEISQTV
- a CDS encoding ABC transporter permease; translated protein: MVSGRRIFADFKVFSRGFLRNKFGLFFGLIFPVVLILIFGAIFSGGSSGTTIVYAQNLDAGFGGQNLGNTFLSALNESSTLQVVTVDVSGDFAEYLADKSQSDGIVIPADFSQNYITAQPVNITVYGNPASSTSAIVSGTVNGFAGYFNLQRYNGTAIIGLESKSVNTQQNKYIDYLIPGLIGFSVLTSPMFSLVNISSDYKKNKLFKQLSLTPLTKMEWLTSKMLWYIVLTIAGFLLMYTVGTLAFDAHITLSPLLIPFLILGPMLFASLGMLVGTVAKNPETAGVIGNIITFPMMFLAGTFFPISQMPEYLQTFAHVLPLFYVTEGLNNVMVYNNILGALIDIAVLTVITVIIFVLAVKMFKWRED
- a CDS encoding 30S ribosomal protein S25e, producing MGGKKKLGIKQMEKQQEDKAADDKAKKKEEKKGPPQKKTTIGVLPPDAKDQKIVAEVKKMGVLTPYAISTRYGIRISAAKDFLEQLEANGAIQLVSGSHSLKVYKPAA
- a CDS encoding cyclophilin-like fold protein, yielding MSTDEGVSRVKVKFLIEGLGEAEGELVRFLAPRTIDTIMRKLPMEGRAAIWKEEVYFEIPLKMGEEKAKPTVEQGTIAFWPMGSALCVFYGKSQPYSPVSILGKITSNLDLFKQVKSGATIKIAPA
- a CDS encoding DegT/DnrJ/EryC1/StrS family aminotransferase, whose amino-acid sequence is MIPINKPSMDEEEVQAVLEVMRKGPVTNALGAGPKVLEFEKMFAEFAGVKHAVAVNTGTAALHAAVMAVGVGRDDEVIVPSFTFVATAEAVVLAGAKPVFTDIDPETYTLSPEAVKKAITKKTKAILPVDLYGFSADMKPLREIAAKHGLGLVEDAAQAHGATYAGKPAGSFSDAACWSLYASKNMMTGEGGVVTTNDDKIDEKLRMIRTHGEKAKYASEMLGSNYRMPELEAAIGIVQMKKLPGFVAKRRRNAQQLTKILSKSNKLVLPYETKTCQHSWYLYTARLKDATETERNKLLENLKAKGIGAEAYYVNPINTMPFYRENYGVKALPETEKAAKQVFSLPVHPAVTEEEIKFIGETVLSLL
- a CDS encoding ABC transporter ATP-binding protein, translated to MLPIEVTQLKKNYGSLKAVDGISFTVKEGEVFGLLGPNGAGKTTTIEIMEGLRERDGGDVKVLGLDPWKKGYELHKKIGVIPQEFTFMEKTTPREAILYYADLFNVKCDPDQILKDVLLDEKTKTYFEDLSGGQKRKTGLALSLVNNPDLLFLDEPTTGLDPNARRAIWEVIRSLKAKGKTIILTTHYLDEAQQLSDHVAIMDHGRIVAMGTTEEIIQKHGSGERLEIQGTQSLADYIKENTELDVYYDHPRGIITIPLKKKIDALAALAAAEQSGMEWGQIQTRQDSLDDVFIKLVSEPMGEQGEVAVENGKRRRR
- a CDS encoding UPF0147 family protein, with the translated sequence MVRKKKTEEYEAKIKQALVVLGEVSEDSTTPRNIRRSAKDAMNALQGTEYTPAVKASNAVALLDEILQDPNMPPYTRVKLWNVMSLIEAIKD
- a CDS encoding TrmB family transcriptional regulator — translated: MSVDDETRAALREMGLNTYEIDSYIVLVSGGQMTAMEVSEQANVPYSKMYEVLNSLKEKGWIKSTESRPFKYYPVPPIEATRFTKLRLENKYAALENTVAETLQPLYEQRELVERPEMMILRGQQAVLTKLEDILKKASVEIVVAAPEFAKPVIALAEPLLGSGLKKSVSIKFMAAGKKSDWEFVKRFGGLGEIRLRDHMFGGGIIADGKEAMLFLGEEKPSLVIWSNHVGLVGFAREYFQFLWDSSATI